A genomic stretch from Thalassophryne amazonica chromosome 18, fThaAma1.1, whole genome shotgun sequence includes:
- the LOC117530576 gene encoding uncharacterized protein LOC117530576: protein MRLYMGSSIGWGSNLRQTGVHSREKGGGGVGGLGIFPETTQLSDLKLQNEVSVHRAASSVAVVLLTDIHHALPPAPPPLISGLVESQTDNRTNEELSKFKGKLEQLANQTISQPTKNNSTIGADLYKELELEKNQTLTVITEDDGLVVSQTHNRINEDWSKFEGKLEQLGNQTISPPTKNNSTIGADLYKEFELEKNQTLTVITEDDERFQDADYSFPHLNCQTELQVFYSHRFCGEAFHQHMMNITSERWCVLENVIRLYNDLTLCLENVSTIVGCFYPNSNIQDFFLYIHSLYFQNCSKEEEPFVDAPHSVVVILTLIPVSLIPVMVFLVVWRSKVQD, encoded by the exons ATGAGG CTGTATATGGGTAGCAgcattggctggggaagtaacctgcgccaGACTGGGGTCCATTCCAGAGAGAAAG ggggggggggggtggggggattgGGCATTTTTCCTGAAACCACCCAGCTCTCAGACCTGAAGCTTCAGAATGAAGTCTCAGTCCACCGAGCGGCCTCGAGCGTTGCCGTTGTTCTCCTGACTGATATCCACCATGCTCTTCCACCTGCTCCTCCCCCTTTGATTTCAG GTTTGGTAGAATCACAAACAGACAATAGGACAAATGAAGAGTTGAGCAAATTTAAAGGGAAACTGGAGCAACTGGCCAACCAAACAATCAGCCAACCCACCAAAAATAATA GTACGATAGGAGCTGACTTGTATAAAGAACTTGAGTTGGAGAAAAACCAAACACTGACTGTTATCACCGAGGACGACG GTTTGGTTgtatcacaaacacacaataggATAAATGAAGACTGGAGCAAATTTGAAGGGAAACTGGAGCAACTGGGCAACCAAACAATCAGCCCGCCCACCAAAAATAACA GTACGATAGGAGCCGACTTGTATAAAGAATTTGAGTTGGAGAAAAACCAAACACTAACTGTTATCACTGAGGATGACG AGAGATTTCAGGATGCGGACTACAGTTTTCCACATCTGAACTGCCAGACTGAGCTGCAGGTGTTCTACAGTCACAGGTTTTGTGGTGAAGCTTTCCATCAGCATATGATGAATATCACCTCAGAGAGATGGTGTGTGCTGGAAAATGTTATCCG ACTGTACAACGATTTGACCCTTTGCTTGGAGAACGTTTCCACGATTGTTGGTTGCTTTTACCCAAACTCCAACATTCAAGACTTCTTCCTGTACATACACTCCCTGTACTTCCAAAACTGCTCAAAGGAAGAGGAGCCATTTGTGGATGCACCTCACAGTGTGGTTGTCATCCTCACTCTCATCCCAGTGAGCCTCATCCCTGTTATGGTTTTCCTGGTGGTTTGGAGAAGTAAAGTCCAGGACTGA